A window of the Diorhabda carinulata isolate Delta chromosome 1, icDioCari1.1, whole genome shotgun sequence genome harbors these coding sequences:
- the LOC130892668 gene encoding AP-3 complex subunit beta-1: MLSSPSNSMTNNSYSNDRGSSFEAEYAVDPASREFFHSDFKKHDDLKEMLDSNKDSLKLEAMKRIIGMVAKGRDASVLFPAVVKNVVSKNIEVKKLVYVYLERYAEEQQDLALLSISTFQRALKEPNQLIRAGALRVLSSIRVKMIAPIVMLAIKDASADMSPYVRKTAAHAIPKLNSLDPDMKPELIAIIQKLLADKTVLVIGSAVMAFTEVCPERVDLIHEVFRKLCALLVDVDEWGQVTIVNMLTRYARSQFSDPNLHENHGSNGEFYESSSESSEKHVPSLDPDHRLLLRSTRPLLQSRNAAVVMSVAQLYHHASPRSESVLAAKSLVRFLRSHVEVQSIVLNAIASISVTNKGMFEPYLKSFFVRISDLTNVKLLKLEILTNITNVSNVSIILRELQTYISNSDKNFVAATIQAIGRCACSISEVTDSCLNGLVSLLSNRDEAVVAESVVVIKRLLQTQAADPKEIITHMARLLDSITVAQARAAILWLLGEHSQKVPQVAPDVLRKMAKSFPDEDDIVKLQVMNLAMKLYITNPEQTSLLCQYICNLAKYDQNYDIRDKARFFKQFTPNQEGKIRSQAKRIFLATKPAPVLKLQLTGQEELQLGSLSHYIKQRANGYEDLPPFPANPPPGDVRNVEPIRGEETKIHKSVDKKRKEEFTWESEGSSGGNSSSDYGSSTSSSSESDNESEEDESSDEESSGDEESSKKDTDQSGEESESSSEDSSSEEEVSNPSKPNSKIENINNNINSVINSKKSNLDLLLDLDDIETPAPVMTPSFGGFFSPSIPVDVPASIQVVQPVYHNTKTMELLNRINGKGLSATYRFTRSPHLYSPSMTNINLVFMNNSSEDIEDIRIGKKNLAVGMSMHDFACIPKLPPNCSFPATLGIDFNDTIQSANFEIVSSLGNCNVSLKPSIGELLRPVSMSSALFLQHQTKLRGMTEHSRPLIKCVPDVEKKIKEFTNLGPCDRSDPKAYRFAAQTLTSSSLILVSVETGEAPTLTVNCENIVFGSVMLSELLSKLSL, translated from the exons ATGCTTTCGTCTCCCTCAAATTCTATGACGAATAATAGCTATTCAAATGACCGAGGCTCTAGCTTTGAAGCAGAGTATGCTGTTGATCCTGCTTCTAGAGaatttttccattctgattTTAAGAA GCATGACGACCTCAAAGAAATGTTGGATTCGAATAAAGATAGCTTAAAACTTGAAGCGATGAAACGAATAATTGGG atGGTAGCAAAAGGTAGGGATGCATCAGTTTTGTTTCCCGCTGTTGTGAAAAATGTAGTGTCGAAGAATATAGAAGTGAAGAAATTGGTTTATGTTTATCTTGAGAGATATGCTGAAGAACAACAAGATTTAGCTTTATTATCAATATCTACATTTCAAAGAgctttaaaa gAACCTAATCAATTAATTCGAGCAGGTGCTTTAAGGGTTTTATCAAGTATTAGAGTTAAAATGATTGCACCGATAGTGATGTTGGCTATAAAAGATGCTTCAGCTGATATGTCTCCATATGTAAGAAAAACTGCTGCTCATGCAATACCAAAATTAAACAG TTTGGATCCAGATATGAAACCAGAATTGATTGCAATTATTCAAAAGTTGTTAGCAGATAAAACAGTTCTTGTAATAGGATCTGCAGTAATGGCTTTTACAGAAGTGTGTCCAGAAAGAGTAGATCTGATTCATGAAGTATTCAGGAAATTATGTGCCTTGTTGGTAGATGTAGATGAGTGGGGTCAAGTTACTATTGTTAATATGTTGACAAGATATGCGAGGAGTCAATTTTCTGATCCTAATCTGCAT GAAAACCATGGTTCTAATGGAGAATTCTACGAATCAAGTTCAGAATCTTCAGAGAAACATGTACCTAGTCTTGATCCTGATCATAGACTACTTCTACGTTCGACAAGACCCCTTTTACAATCCAGAAATGCAGCTGTGGTTATGTCGGTTGCTCAACTGTATCATCATGCATCTCCAAGAAGTGAAAGTGTTCTTGCTGCTAAATCTTTAGTCAGATTTTTAAGGTCCCATGTTGAAGTACAAAGCATAGTTCTGAATGCAATTGCATCAATTAGTGTAACAAACAAAGGAATGTTTGAACCTTATTTAAAAAGCTTCTTTGTTAGGATATCAGATCTGActaatgtaaaattgttgaaattggaAATCCTTACTAATATAACAAATGTTTCCAACGTTTCCATAATTTTAAGAGAGTTGCAGACTTACATTTCTAACagtgataaaaattttgttgctGCCACTATCCAAGCTATTGGAAGATGTGCCTGCTCTATTTCAGAAGTCACTGATTCGTGCCTTAATGGTTTAGTTTCATTGCTATCAAATAGAGATG AGGCCGTTGTAGCTGAGAGTGTAGTAGTCATAAAAAGACTTTTGCAGACCCAAGCAGCTGATCCCAAAGAGATTATCACTCACATGGCTAGATTATTAGATAGTATAACCGTTGCACAAGCTAGGGCTGCAATACTTTGGCTTCTTGGAGAACACTCACAAAAAGTTCCTCAAGTAGCCCCAGATGTTCTTAGAAAAATGGCCAAATCGTTTCCTGATGAG GATGATATTGTCAAATTACAAGTAATGAATTTAGCAATGAAACTGTATATCACTAATCCCGAACAAACATCTCTATTATGccaatatatttgtaatttggctAAATATGATCAAAATTATGACATTAGGGATAAAGCAAGATTTTTCAAGCAGTTTACTCCTAATCAAGAAGGCAAAATTAGATCTCAAGCTAAAAGAATCTTTCTAGCAACCAAACCAGCTCCTGTTTTAAAACTTCAGTTAACAG GCCAAGAAGAATTACAATTAGGATCATTGTCTCATTATATTAAACAAAGAGCTAATGGTTACGAAGATTTACCACCATTTCCTGCCAATCCTCCTCCTGGAGACGTCAGAAATGTGGAACCAATCAGAGGAGAAGAAACTAAGATTCATAAGAGTGTT gataaaaaaagaaaagaagaatttacTTGGGAATCAGAAGGTAGTTCAGGAGGCAATAGTAGTAGTGATTACGGCTCTAGCACCAGTTCATCTAGTGAGAGCGATAATGAATCAGAAGAAGATGAATCAAGCGACGAAGAATCTTCTGGAGATGAGGAATCTTCCAA GAAAGATACTGATCAATCAGGAGAAGAATCTGAATCTTCTAGTGAAGACTCAAGTTCAGAAGAAGAAGTATCAAATCCATCCAaaccaaattcaaaaatagaaaatatcaataacaacattaattctgttataaacagtaaaaaatcaaatttggaCTTGTTATTAGATTTAGATGACATTGAAACGCCAGCTCCTGTTATGACTCCTTCCTTTGGAGGATTCTTTAGTCCTTCAATACCAGTAGATGTACCAGCTAGTATACAAGTTGTCCAGCCGGTTTATCATAACACCAAGACTATGGAGCTGCTGAATAGAATTAATGGAAAAGGACTATCAGCTACTTACAGGTTTACAAGAAGTCCTCATCTGTATTCACCCAGTATGACTAATATAAATCtggtttttatgaataattcaagTGAGGATATTGAAGATATAAGAATTGGAAAGAAG aATTTGGCAGTGGGTATGAGTATGCATGATTTTGCTTGCATACCAAAATTGCCCCCAAATTGCTCTTTTCCTGCAACTTTGGGTATTGACTTTAACGATACCATTCAATCAGCAAATTTTGAGATTGTGTCTTCCTTAG GTAATTGTAATGTGTCTCTAAAACCGAGTATTGGAGAGCTTCTACGACCAGTTTCTATGAGCTCAGCATTGTTTCTCCAACATCAAACAAAACTACGTGGTATGACTGAGCATTCCAGACCCCTGATTAAATGTGTTCCAGATGTTgagaagaaaattaaagaatttaCCAATTTAGGTCCTTGTGATCGATCTGATCCGAAAGCCTACAG GTTTGCAGCTCAAACTTTGACATCTTCCTCTCTGATTTTAGTAAGTGTTGAAACAGGTGAAGCTCCAACTTTGACTGTTAATTGCGAAAACATTGTATTTGGCTCTGTTATGCTTAGCGAGTTGTTATCTAAACTTTCTTTGTAA
- the LOC130893689 gene encoding alpha-1,6-mannosyl-glycoprotein 2-beta-N-acetylglucosaminyltransferase, which yields MIILNSSDSLRKVWRICSTIMSSGSSQIWRRRSGTAWIRAGLVIFILVFIWLQLNFLSLAGSSQQYSEVNDSNAAILSNVPAVLHKFLSPRPKNFTITFSNGSYTNIFYTNAPNISEMKRNIAKYNRQQIVHNENIFEPLQNDSIVIVVQIHDRITYLRHLIVSLAQAPGISQALLVFSHDYYDEEMNSLVQSIDFCKVIQIFYPYSIQTHPNEFPGEDPDDCPRDIKKDQALQKKCNNALYPDVYGHYREAKFTQTKHHWWWKANIVFNQLEVTRNHTGLVVLLEEDHYVAEDFIHMLRLMERTYKESCKHCNILSLGTYLKTYNYYADSKKVEISPWISSKHNMGMAFNRSTWMNIVECASSFCKYDDYNWDWSLQHVSQNCLKHKLHAMVARAPRVFHIGECGVHHKKNNCKSTAMISKVQQILKSAKRHLYPDYLILTYSTVLKKTKLRKGNGGWGDRRDHKLCIGMTIGG from the exons ATGATTATTTTAAACAGTAGTGATTCCTTAAGAAAA GTCTGGAGGATATGCAGTACAATAATGAGCAGTGGGAGTAGCCAGATATGGCGCCGTCGCAGTGGAACAGCATGGATCCGTGCCGGCCTAGTAATATTTATCTTGGTGTTCATATGGCTCCAGTTGAACTTCTTGAGCTTGGCTGGCTCCTCCCAACAATACTCAGAAGTAAACGACAGTAACGCGGCTATTCTGAGTAATGTTCCAGCTGTACTGCACAAATTCCTATCACCGAGACCAAAAAATTTCACCATTACTTTTTCTAACGGCAGCTAcactaacattttttatactaaTGCTCCTAATATATCAGAGATGAAACGAAATATAGCAAAATACAACAGACAGCAAATCGTTCacaacgaaaatatttttgaaccaCTTCAAAATGACTCTATAGTCATAGTAGTTCAGATCCATGACAGAATTACTTACTTACGCCATCTTATTGTCAGCTTAGCACAAGCACCCGGTATATCTCAGGCACTTCTTGTATTTTCTCATGATTATTATGACGAGGAAATGAATAGTCTAGTCCAAAGCATTGATTTTTGCAAAgtgatacaaatattttatccatATTCCATACAAACCCACCCTAATGAATTCCCAGGAGAAGACCCAGATGACTGCCCAAGGGACATCAAAAAAGACCA agctttgcAGAAAAAATGCAACAACGCTCTTTATCCAGATGTTTATGGCCACTATCGAGAAGCCAAATTTACACAGACCAAACATCATTGGTGGTGGAAAGCTAATATTGTGTTTAATCAACTCGAAGTTACCAGAAACCATACAGGTTTAGTAGTTTTGTTAGAAGAAGACCATTACGTTGCTGAAGATTTCATACATATGCTTAGATTGATGGAAAGAACTTATAAAGAATCTTGTAAGCACTGTAACATTTTGTCTTTGGGAACATACTTGAAGACCTACAACTATTACGCAGATTCAAAAAAg GTTGAAATATCTCCTTGGATAAGTAGTAAACATAACATGGGTATGGCTTTCAACAGGTCTACTTGGATGAATATTGTCGAATGTGCTTcttctttttgtaaatatgaTGATTACAATTGGGATTGGTCATTACAACATGTTTCTCAAAACTGTTTGAAGCATAAACTCCATGCTATGGTAGCCCGTGCTCCCAGGGTATTCCATATCGGAGAATG TGGTGTTCatcataagaaaaataattgtaagtCTACCGCAATGATATCGAAGGTACAACAGATCCTTAAGTCTGCAAAGAGACATCTGTACCCTGATTACTTGATATTAACATATTCTACTGTATTAAAAAAGACTAAACTTCGTAAGGGTAATGGTGGTTGGGGTGATAGGCGAGATCATAAGCTGTGTATCGGCATGACTATTGGTGGATAg
- the LOC130893698 gene encoding probable very-long-chain enoyl-CoA reductase art-1: MVQVEVYTVKNKKLGDISITRSTKVNEIKNEIAKISKLSVDRQSVRSDIKGKDIKNEDSIPDIESTRKIFVKDLGPQIGWNTVFLLEYAGPLVLYAVVACRPWILYGELAYNPTFTTTAKIALACWSIHYLKRVLETLFVHRFSHGTMPIRNLFKNCGYYWGFCIYVAYHVNHPLFTPPPIILQAIGLGLFALCEGGNLATHVLLRNLRPAGSTVRKIPKPDSCPLNLLFNYVSCPNYTYEVGSWIGFTILTSCLPAAIFTFAGFYQMAVWALGKHRNYKKEFSDYPKQRKAIIPFIL, from the exons ATGGTGCAG GTAGAAGTATAtactgtaaaaaataaaaaacttggaGATATTTCTATAACAAGAAGCACAAAAGTAAATgagattaaaaatgaaattgcaaaaatCTCAAAACTTTCTGTAGACCGACAGTCCGTAAGATCAGATATAAAAGGAAAAGATATAAAGAATGAGGATTCAATTCCAGATATTGAAagtacaagaaaaatatttgttaaagaTTTAGGACCTCAAATTGGGTGGAACACAGTATTTTTGCTGGAATATGCAGGACCTCTTGTTCTTTATGCCGTAGTTGCTTGTAGACCTTGGATTCTTTATGGAGAGCTTGCTTACAATCCAACATTTACTACTACAGCAAA GATTGCTTTAGCATGTTGgtcaattcattatttaaagAGAGTTTTAGAAACATTGTTTGTTCATCGATTTTCACATGGAACAATGCCTATCAGAAATCTTTTCAAAAACTGTGGTTATTATTGGGGTTTCTGTATCTATGTTGCTTACCATGTAAACCACCCTTTATTTACACCACCACCGATTATTTTACAGGCAATTGGACTAGGTTTGTTTGCT ttatgTGAAGGTGGAAATTTAGCTACTCATGTACTACTCAGGAATCTCAGACCTGCTGGTAGTACTGTAAGAAAAATTCCTAAACCCGACAGTTGTCCTCTTAACTTGTTATTTAATTACGTGTCATGTCCAAACTACACATATGAAGTTGGTTCCTGGATTGGTTTTACAATTCTCACTTCTTGCCTGCCAG CTGCCATATTTACTTTTGCCGGATTTTATCAGATGGCAGTATGGGCTTTAGGAAAGCATAGAAATTATAAGAAAGAATTTTCAGACTACCCCAAACAAAGAAAAGCAATAATTCCTTTCATTTTATAA
- the LOC130890980 gene encoding ATPase inhibitor mai-2, mitochondrial-like, whose translation MSKICNRILFVQPISLITGLIKVTRNLSMFSTKILKPTAIRHLRLMSQLGDLGSGAGKGGGGGGTIREAGGAFGKQEAAREEEYFYKQQKEQLQKLKADLKDEISFHEEQIKRHQEAISRHKNRVTELDKKE comes from the exons AtgtcaaaaatttgtaatagaATATTATTTGTGCAACCAATAAGTTTGATCACCGGATTAATAAAAGTTACCCGTAATTTAAGTATGTTTAGTACAAAGATTCTTAAGCCAACAGCTATCCG gCATCTCCGTCTCATGTCACAATTAGGTGATCTAGGAAGTGGTGCCGGTAAAGGAGGTGGCGGTGGAGGAACTATTAGAGAAGCCGGCGGTGCCTTTGGCAAACAAGAAGCTGCTCGCGAGGAAGAGTACTTCTATAAACag cAAAAGGAACAATTACAAAAGCTTAAAGCTGACCTGAAGGATGAAATAAGTTTCCACGAAGAGCAGATTAAAAGACATCAAGAAGCTATTTCCCGTCATAAGAACAGAGTTACTGAGTTAGACAAGAAGGAATAA